In the Haloferula helveola genome, one interval contains:
- a CDS encoding proline racemase family protein yields MKVIDSHTGGEPTRIIVEGGPDLGSGPIADRARRFREEHDHIRSAVCNEPRGHDAMVGGMLCEAHEPGCECGIFYFNNVTTLHMCIHGTIGLIATLAHMGRIGPGRHGIDTPVGVVHADLDETGKVTVANVPSYRYRAGVPVEVPGWGEVKGDIAWGGNWFFLIEGFGPDVEVANLHRLTDFSRAVRRALAAGGITGEDGGEIDHVEVFGPPGNPAEADGRNFVLCPGDAYDRSPCGTGTSAKLACLAAANKLAPGEIWRQASILDTVFEGSYEALDGGRILPRVSGRAWVTGQSIYHFQPDDPFQYGIPTIQAS; encoded by the coding sequence ATGAAAGTCATCGATTCCCATACCGGCGGCGAACCGACCCGCATCATCGTTGAGGGTGGCCCCGATCTGGGCAGCGGACCGATCGCGGATCGGGCCCGCCGTTTCCGCGAGGAGCATGATCACATCCGCAGCGCCGTGTGCAACGAACCCCGCGGGCACGACGCGATGGTGGGCGGGATGCTGTGCGAGGCCCACGAGCCCGGCTGCGAGTGCGGGATCTTCTACTTCAACAACGTGACCACCTTGCACATGTGCATTCACGGAACGATCGGCCTGATCGCAACGCTGGCGCACATGGGACGGATCGGCCCGGGAAGGCACGGTATCGACACTCCGGTCGGGGTGGTGCACGCGGATCTCGACGAGACCGGCAAGGTCACCGTCGCGAACGTGCCAAGCTATCGCTATCGTGCCGGGGTGCCTGTCGAGGTCCCCGGCTGGGGCGAGGTGAAGGGCGACATCGCCTGGGGTGGGAATTGGTTTTTCCTGATCGAGGGTTTCGGTCCGGATGTCGAAGTGGCGAATCTCCACCGACTGACCGACTTCTCGCGGGCGGTCCGCCGCGCTCTGGCCGCGGGTGGAATCACCGGTGAGGACGGCGGTGAGATCGACCATGTCGAGGTCTTCGGGCCTCCGGGAAATCCGGCAGAAGCCGATGGACGGAATTTCGTCCTCTGTCCGGGCGATGCCTACGACCGCTCGCCATGTGGCACCGGAACGAGTGCCAAGCTCGCCTGCCTGGCCGCCGCAAATAAGCTGGCGCCGGGCGAGATCTGGCGTCAGGCGAGTATCCTCGACACGGTCTTCGAAGGCAGTTACGAGGCCCTTGACGGCGGGCGCATCCTGCCTCGAGTGAGCGGACGGGCATGGGTCACCGGTCAGTCCATTTACCACTTCCAGCCCGACGATCCGTTCCAATACGGCATTCCCACCATCCAAGCATCCTGA
- a CDS encoding aldehyde dehydrogenase (NADP(+)) has translation MSTQLLGTSIIGFTRSTGTESSGQAVNPASGQKLDPVYVAPTLDEVDQAIALAGQAFPEYSTLPAAKRAEFLRKIADEIDAVVDDIAERGPLETGLPEPRMRGETARTTGQLRLFASLIEEGSWVDARIEFAQPDRQPLPKPDLRSMLRPLGPVAVFCASNFPLAFSVAGGDTAAALAAGCPVLVKAHSSHPGVAEIVGNCVLRAAQATGMPEGVFSLLYGSGREVGMALVKDPVVQAVGFTGSRSGGLALMEAAANRPQPIPVYAEMSSVNPVVLLPGAVEERGEALAEGLFGSLTLGAGQFCTNPGLIFLPDGCGDAFLAKLRELVETAPSAVMLNHGICQAFKEATADFADTPGVTTVAHAFTKQVEERAVPVVFTVNVRRFLEDAELHGEMFGPGTLIVRGSLEEIEATIPELEGQLTATVHGTDDELASSASLISALERRAGRLIINGFPTGVEVCHSMVHGGPFPATSDGRSTSVGTMAINRFCRPVSWQGFPQGLLPEELRDGNPLGISRMEDGKRV, from the coding sequence ATGAGCACCCAACTTCTCGGAACTTCCATCATCGGCTTCACCCGCAGCACCGGCACCGAATCGTCGGGTCAGGCGGTCAATCCTGCCAGCGGTCAGAAACTCGATCCCGTGTATGTCGCGCCGACGCTTGACGAGGTCGACCAAGCGATCGCCCTCGCCGGTCAGGCATTTCCCGAATACTCGACATTGCCGGCCGCCAAGCGGGCTGAGTTCCTGCGGAAGATCGCCGACGAGATCGACGCGGTCGTGGATGATATCGCCGAGCGTGGACCGCTGGAGACCGGCCTTCCGGAGCCCCGGATGCGGGGTGAGACCGCCCGCACGACCGGCCAGCTCCGCCTGTTCGCGTCGCTGATCGAGGAAGGCTCGTGGGTCGATGCCCGCATCGAATTCGCCCAACCGGATCGCCAGCCGCTGCCCAAGCCGGATTTGCGCTCGATGCTGCGTCCGCTCGGCCCGGTGGCGGTGTTTTGCGCCAGTAACTTCCCGCTCGCGTTCTCGGTGGCCGGTGGCGACACCGCCGCGGCCCTCGCCGCCGGTTGCCCGGTGCTGGTCAAGGCGCACTCGTCCCACCCCGGCGTGGCGGAAATCGTCGGCAACTGCGTGCTGCGCGCCGCTCAGGCGACCGGCATGCCCGAAGGTGTTTTTTCCCTGCTGTATGGCAGTGGCCGCGAGGTCGGCATGGCACTGGTGAAGGATCCGGTCGTGCAGGCCGTCGGATTCACCGGTTCGCGTTCCGGTGGGCTCGCCCTGATGGAGGCCGCCGCCAACCGGCCCCAACCGATTCCGGTCTACGCGGAGATGAGCAGCGTCAATCCGGTAGTGCTCCTGCCGGGCGCGGTCGAGGAGCGCGGTGAGGCTTTGGCGGAAGGGCTCTTCGGATCGCTCACACTGGGTGCCGGGCAGTTCTGCACCAACCCCGGCCTGATCTTCCTCCCCGACGGATGCGGCGACGCGTTCCTCGCCAAGCTGCGCGAGCTGGTCGAGACCGCGCCGTCGGCGGTGATGCTCAATCACGGCATCTGCCAGGCATTCAAGGAAGCGACCGCGGACTTCGCCGACACCCCGGGCGTGACGACGGTTGCCCACGCGTTCACCAAACAGGTGGAGGAGCGTGCGGTGCCGGTCGTTTTCACCGTCAATGTCCGTCGCTTCCTCGAGGATGCGGAGCTTCACGGAGAGATGTTCGGCCCGGGCACCCTGATCGTCCGCGGCAGTCTCGAGGAAATCGAGGCGACGATCCCGGAACTCGAAGGGCAGCTCACGGCGACCGTGCACGGCACCGACGACGAGTTGGCCTCCAGCGCGTCGCTGATCTCCGCTCTGGAGCGTCGTGCGGGACGTTTGATCATCAACGGTTTCCCGACCGGTGTGGAAGTCTGCCACTCGATGGTTCACGGCGGTCCCTTCCCGGCGACGTCCGATGGTCGTAGTACTTCGGTCGGGACGATGGCGATCAACCGTTTCTGCCGCCCGGTCTCCTGGCAGGGCTTCCCGCAGGGCCTCCTTCCGGAAGAGCTCCGCGACGGTAATCCGCTCGGCATTTCCCGGATGGAGGACGGGAAGCGGGTGTGA
- a CDS encoding class I adenylate-forming enzyme family protein produces the protein MNLIEEIARLHPADAPAVVAGDRAVTYGELFETARPVADAVREAAAPLGRKPRVGLHCPNGLDYIQLAMGILLGDGCLVPLAEELTADERDEITRTTALDLVLTHSETDGYEITTCDHPPSFPELAFQSLNPAFIRFSSGTTGTSKGVVLSHESLLARITAANEGMRIGPGDRVLWMLPMAHHFAVSIVLYLHAGALTLLEHSPTREDILACAEKHSATVIYGSPFHFAQLAADPGDFGWPSLRLAVATAAKLPETTGRSFEQRFGKPLVQGLGIIEVGLSVLNLDAASAKPGALGRPLPAYEIELRDEDGTPVADGHPGEFHVRGPGLLDAYLVPWDPEPLEDGFFASGDLVVRDSDGDLTLVGRTKSVINVAGMKVFPEEIEAVLNVHPDVRQSRVLGLEHPHMGQIPVAEIIPTDPADPPKAVALQKHCKAHLSAYKTPMRITVVESLPLTASGKIRRH, from the coding sequence ATGAATCTGATCGAGGAGATCGCCCGACTTCACCCCGCCGACGCCCCAGCCGTCGTCGCCGGCGACCGGGCGGTCACCTACGGTGAGCTCTTCGAGACGGCCCGGCCCGTGGCCGACGCGGTCCGTGAGGCAGCGGCCCCGCTCGGGCGCAAACCCCGCGTCGGACTGCATTGCCCGAATGGCCTCGACTACATCCAGCTCGCGATGGGAATCCTGCTCGGGGACGGCTGCCTCGTGCCGCTCGCCGAGGAACTCACCGCCGATGAACGCGATGAGATTACCCGCACCACAGCACTTGATTTGGTTCTGACCCATTCGGAAACGGACGGCTATGAGATCACCACCTGTGATCATCCGCCCTCGTTTCCCGAGCTAGCATTCCAGTCGCTGAACCCGGCCTTCATCCGCTTCTCGTCCGGCACGACTGGAACGAGCAAGGGCGTGGTGCTGTCCCATGAAAGCCTGCTCGCCCGTATCACCGCCGCCAACGAAGGAATGCGGATCGGCCCCGGGGACCGCGTCCTGTGGATGCTCCCGATGGCCCACCACTTTGCCGTCTCCATCGTGCTTTATCTCCACGCCGGGGCGCTGACCTTGCTGGAGCATTCCCCCACCCGTGAGGACATTCTCGCCTGTGCCGAAAAGCACTCCGCCACGGTGATTTACGGCTCGCCCTTCCACTTCGCCCAACTCGCGGCCGATCCGGGGGACTTCGGTTGGCCGAGCCTCCGCCTCGCGGTCGCGACGGCCGCCAAGCTCCCTGAGACCACCGGCCGTTCGTTCGAGCAGCGATTCGGAAAGCCGCTGGTCCAGGGATTGGGGATCATCGAAGTCGGGTTGTCCGTTCTGAACCTCGATGCCGCATCCGCCAAACCCGGAGCTCTCGGCAGGCCGCTTCCCGCCTACGAGATTGAGCTTCGGGACGAAGACGGCACCCCGGTCGCCGACGGTCACCCGGGAGAATTTCACGTGCGTGGCCCCGGTCTTCTCGATGCCTATCTGGTGCCGTGGGATCCCGAGCCTCTTGAAGACGGGTTCTTTGCAAGCGGCGACCTGGTCGTCCGCGACAGCGATGGCGACCTGACGCTCGTCGGCCGGACCAAGTCCGTCATCAACGTCGCCGGCATGAAGGTCTTCCCCGAAGAGATTGAGGCCGTGCTCAACGTTCACCCGGACGTCCGGCAAAGCCGGGTGCTCGGTCTTGAGCACCCCCACATGGGGCAGATCCCCGTTGCGGAGATCATTCCGACCGATCCCGCCGATCCACCGAAGGCAGTGGCCCTGCAAAAGCACTGCAAGGCCCACCTTTCGGCCTACAAAACCCCGATGCGGATCACCGTGGTCGAATCACTCCCTCTCACCGCCTCCGGCAAGATCCGGAGACACTGA
- a CDS encoding acyl carrier protein, translated as MEDELIQILRDDLLDHDGEITPETDLFEIGLDSMGIMQLLLSIEDRFGTAIDPVDLSRDNFQTATRIAALVRSKQA; from the coding sequence ATGGAAGACGAACTGATCCAGATCCTGCGCGATGACCTCCTCGATCACGACGGCGAGATCACTCCGGAGACCGACCTCTTCGAGATCGGCCTCGATTCCATGGGCATCATGCAGCTCCTGCTTTCGATCGAAGACCGCTTCGGAACCGCCATCGACCCGGTCGACCTCTCCCGCGACAACTTCCAAACCGCGACCCGCATCGCCGCCCTGGTCCGGTCGAAACAGGCCTGA
- a CDS encoding patatin-like phospholipase family protein: protein MTSEPSNPPASPGRTAVVLGSSFLGVYAHAGFLNGLMAAGLEPARIAGSSAGALAGALFSGGLRGEELKREATSGRLRWSFTDVGGLWRLPGVLTSFWATGVFHGKRTVAHLRDLLGETDLSELPLDIAVTDVVGSRAEILRQGPVAESVMASCAVPGLFTVQQIGERRYLDGGIACELPFEHLIEDPEIDTILIHRIRHESGSGPNVGWETVANSIGTAHHTACNELHRLRVERCEMHGKRLIELDTTTPFPGLLSGKLAPLCYDRGFDSGQSATRHL from the coding sequence TTGACGTCCGAACCCTCCAACCCGCCCGCTTCTCCCGGCCGCACCGCCGTGGTCCTCGGCTCGTCGTTTCTCGGAGTCTACGCCCACGCCGGCTTCCTCAACGGGCTGATGGCCGCGGGCCTCGAACCCGCGAGGATCGCCGGTTCCTCGGCGGGCGCCTTGGCAGGAGCCCTGTTCAGCGGCGGCCTGCGGGGTGAGGAGCTCAAACGGGAGGCGACCTCCGGCCGCCTGCGGTGGTCGTTCACCGATGTCGGCGGCCTGTGGAGGCTGCCGGGAGTGCTGACCTCCTTCTGGGCCACCGGGGTTTTCCATGGAAAACGCACGGTCGCCCACCTGCGGGATCTCCTCGGTGAAACGGATCTGTCGGAGCTGCCCTTGGACATCGCGGTCACCGACGTCGTCGGCTCGCGCGCCGAAATCCTCCGTCAAGGACCCGTCGCGGAATCCGTCATGGCTTCGTGCGCCGTGCCAGGACTCTTCACGGTCCAGCAAATCGGCGAGCGCCGGTATCTCGATGGCGGCATCGCCTGTGAGCTCCCCTTCGAACACCTGATCGAGGATCCGGAGATCGACACGATCTTGATCCACCGGATCCGCCACGAGTCGGGAAGCGGACCGAATGTCGGCTGGGAAACCGTCGCGAACTCGATCGGAACCGCCCACCACACCGCCTGCAACGAACTCCACCGCTTGCGCGTCGAGCGATGCGAAATGCACGGCAAACGACTCATCGAACTCGATACCACGACTCCCTTTCCCGGTCTGTTGAGCGGCAAACTCGCTCCCCTTTGCTACGATCGCGGGTTCGACTCTGGCCAATCGGCCACCCGCCATCTTTGA
- a CDS encoding iron-sulfur cluster assembly accessory protein — translation MTEVAVNYKTGSEKLIKVLDGASAHLRGLLEKQGRADGALRIAVIGGGCSGLQYKMDLVDGPRDRDILVPSNGVQVVIDPKSALFVSGSELDYSDDLQQGGFKVSNPNAVVTCSCGESFAA, via the coding sequence ATGACGGAGGTCGCCGTGAACTACAAGACCGGCAGCGAGAAGCTGATCAAGGTGCTCGACGGTGCGTCGGCGCACCTGCGCGGGCTGCTGGAGAAGCAGGGCCGCGCCGATGGTGCGCTGCGGATCGCCGTGATCGGCGGTGGCTGTAGCGGATTGCAGTATAAGATGGATCTGGTCGATGGCCCGCGGGATCGCGACATCCTTGTGCCGAGCAACGGAGTGCAGGTGGTGATCGATCCCAAGAGTGCCCTTTTCGTCAGCGGCAGCGAGCTCGACTACTCGGACGATCTTCAGCAGGGCGGGTTCAAGGTCAGCAACCCGAACGCCGTGGTGACTTGTTCCTGTGGTGAGAGTTTCGCGGCCTGA
- a CDS encoding Hsp70 family protein: MEEVIVGIDLGTTHSAVGVVDSGFPILLANEDGRRVIPSAVWFGASGEVEVGEKALRRRGVTPVVTSVKRLMGRRSGEVDDFPLPLDEGDGLRVLGRTPEEVSAEILKELKRVASWRLDREVHKAVITVPAYFNDAQRSATKKAGELAGLEVVRILNEPTAAALAYGLERLGESSRAAVYDLGGGTFDLSVLEMRDGVFEVLSTCGDTRLGGDDLDRALLDWVVGKSGAEFSDPMMRERALTEAERVKRQLSDREVESFRLPFAGEAGGVECEVTRGDLERLAKPLIERSIACCRRALADADLRKEDLDAVVLVGGSTRIPAVRAAVAEFFGREPDLSQHPDEAIALGAAIQAGVLSGAMRKVVLLDVTPLSLGIETFGGLMNVLIPRNSTIPTKAGEMFTNAVAGQRSMSIRVLQGEREMARDNWKLGDFAVEFEPAEKGRARVGVQFSIDENGILQVLARDTATGKDVVVEIRDAAVDVEDEKVEAMVSESIEHAFDDMAERVFTEARLKAEELLPAVASVLDQGAGLVDETEAASIRAAEAEVRAAIEEQDANRLKAAVEVLDKATEGVAAKLVERAMEEALARRMEE, from the coding sequence GTGGAGGAAGTCATCGTAGGAATCGACTTGGGAACGACCCACTCGGCCGTGGGTGTGGTGGACTCCGGATTCCCGATCCTGCTTGCGAATGAGGACGGTCGGCGGGTGATACCGAGTGCCGTTTGGTTCGGAGCGAGCGGCGAGGTGGAGGTCGGGGAGAAAGCCCTGCGACGCAGGGGAGTGACGCCGGTGGTGACAAGCGTGAAGCGCCTGATGGGCCGGAGATCCGGCGAAGTGGATGATTTTCCGCTGCCACTCGATGAGGGAGACGGCCTGCGGGTGCTGGGCCGGACGCCCGAGGAAGTCAGTGCGGAGATTCTCAAGGAACTGAAACGGGTGGCGAGCTGGCGACTGGATCGCGAGGTCCACAAGGCGGTGATCACGGTGCCGGCTTACTTCAATGATGCGCAGCGGTCGGCGACCAAGAAGGCGGGCGAACTGGCCGGGCTCGAGGTGGTGCGGATTCTCAACGAACCAACCGCGGCAGCCCTCGCCTACGGGCTGGAGCGGCTCGGAGAGAGCTCCCGGGCGGCAGTGTATGATCTGGGTGGTGGCACCTTCGACCTCTCGGTGCTCGAGATGCGGGACGGCGTGTTCGAAGTGCTCTCAACCTGTGGCGACACCCGGCTAGGGGGTGATGATCTCGACCGGGCCCTGCTCGATTGGGTGGTCGGGAAATCCGGAGCCGAATTTTCCGATCCCATGATGCGGGAGCGTGCCCTGACCGAAGCGGAGCGGGTGAAGCGGCAGCTCTCGGATCGCGAGGTGGAAAGCTTCCGCCTGCCATTCGCCGGGGAGGCGGGAGGAGTCGAGTGCGAGGTGACCCGTGGCGATCTGGAGCGCTTGGCCAAGCCGCTGATCGAGCGCTCGATCGCCTGCTGTCGCAGGGCTTTGGCGGATGCCGATCTCCGGAAAGAGGATCTCGATGCGGTGGTGCTCGTCGGAGGCAGCACGCGGATTCCCGCGGTGCGCGCGGCGGTCGCCGAGTTTTTCGGCCGGGAGCCTGACCTGTCCCAGCATCCCGACGAGGCGATCGCTCTCGGTGCGGCGATCCAGGCCGGGGTGCTCAGCGGGGCGATGCGCAAGGTGGTGCTGCTCGATGTCACACCGCTGAGCCTTGGTATCGAGACTTTCGGCGGCTTGATGAACGTGCTCATTCCCCGCAATTCGACCATCCCGACCAAGGCCGGGGAGATGTTCACCAATGCGGTAGCCGGGCAGCGCTCGATGAGTATTCGGGTGCTTCAGGGCGAACGGGAGATGGCGCGGGACAACTGGAAGCTTGGTGATTTTGCGGTGGAGTTCGAACCTGCGGAGAAAGGGCGAGCCCGGGTCGGGGTGCAGTTTTCCATCGATGAGAATGGGATCCTGCAGGTGCTCGCCCGCGACACCGCCACGGGGAAGGATGTGGTGGTCGAAATCCGCGACGCGGCGGTCGACGTCGAGGACGAGAAAGTCGAGGCGATGGTCAGCGAGTCGATCGAACATGCCTTCGACGACATGGCCGAAAGGGTGTTCACCGAAGCCCGGCTGAAGGCCGAGGAGCTTTTGCCTGCGGTCGCTTCTGTTCTGGATCAGGGAGCCGGTCTTGTCGATGAGACCGAGGCCGCTTCGATCCGGGCCGCCGAGGCGGAGGTGAGGGCCGCGATCGAGGAGCAGGACGCGAATCGTCTCAAGGCCGCCGTCGAGGTTCTCGACAAGGCGACCGAGGGTGTGGCGGCGAAGCTGGTGGAGCGGGCGATGGAAGAGGCGCTGGCCCGCCGTATGGAGGAATGA
- the aroE gene encoding shikimate dehydrogenase — protein MPVYRPETLEEANAGDKPARLAVIGHPVGHSASPRMHQPALDEAGIDASYIAVEVDPGTVAQTFARMRELGFIGCNVTVPHKFEALAACDEIEDAARELGAVNTVRFDDDAIRGTNTDGYGFEQAIREDLEFELSDAAVFIAGAGGGAGGAIATHCACSGVARIVLSNRTISKIEELATKIRRLHPDVDLITCGADAPAEVLQELTGSCSLLVNTSSLGLKADDPSPLPAGCFFPRHAVFDSIYQPPRTSFLIAAEQAGARTANGKGMLLHQGVAAFRYWFPGTDPTEAMRAGLG, from the coding sequence ATGCCCGTTTACCGACCCGAGACGCTCGAAGAAGCCAACGCCGGCGACAAACCCGCACGCCTTGCCGTGATCGGCCATCCGGTCGGTCACTCGGCCTCACCGAGGATGCACCAACCGGCGCTCGATGAAGCCGGCATCGACGCCAGCTACATCGCCGTCGAGGTCGATCCGGGCACGGTGGCCCAAACCTTCGCTCGTATGCGCGAACTCGGATTCATCGGCTGCAACGTCACGGTCCCCCACAAGTTCGAGGCGTTGGCCGCCTGCGACGAAATCGAGGACGCCGCTCGTGAACTCGGAGCGGTCAACACCGTGCGCTTCGATGACGATGCCATCCGCGGCACCAACACCGACGGCTACGGCTTCGAGCAAGCCATCCGCGAAGACCTCGAATTCGAACTCAGTGATGCGGCGGTCTTCATTGCCGGAGCAGGCGGCGGAGCCGGCGGCGCCATTGCCACGCATTGCGCCTGCTCCGGTGTCGCCCGCATCGTCCTGTCCAACCGCACGATCTCGAAGATCGAGGAACTGGCCACCAAGATCCGCCGTCTCCATCCGGATGTCGATCTGATCACCTGCGGAGCCGACGCCCCTGCCGAAGTGCTTCAGGAGCTCACCGGTTCCTGCTCGCTTCTCGTCAACACTTCATCGCTCGGCCTGAAGGCCGATGACCCTTCACCGCTCCCCGCCGGATGCTTCTTCCCCCGGCACGCCGTTTTCGACTCGATCTACCAGCCACCCCGTACTTCGTTCCTGATTGCGGCGGAGCAGGCAGGCGCCCGCACCGCCAACGGCAAGGGTATGCTGCTGCATCAGGGAGTCGCCGCCTTCCGCTACTGGTTTCCCGGCACCGATCCGACCGAAGCGATGCGCGCCGGCCTCGGCTAG
- the gltX gene encoding glutamate--tRNA ligase, whose protein sequence is MDVRTRFAPSPTGYLHVGGARTALFNYLFARQHGGAFVLRVEDTDQARNTEEARAAIFDGMGWLGLDWDEGEGKGGDFGPYNQSERTALYDKWFEVLRAAGRVYEDDGAWRFRFERKPVTMNDLVCGEVTIDYRDESNTPDMVVRRSDGSYVFHFVNVVDDLEMQITHVIRGEDHLMNTPKHLQLFEAFGVAPPQYAHIPLILNADGSKMSKRDEGAAVGDYPKNGFIAPAVVNFLALLGWNPKTDEEVFTMDELVARFSLENVNRSPARFDAEKCAWLNQQHLLKLSSEQFAELAKPFVEKADLPLGERYPAAAEAVREKVRLLSEVPGALDFLLVDEISIDTEPLEKVRKNDQASTLLAALADRLSGIGEWSAEAAKEAIGETAKENGAKPGQLMFPTRVALSGKGGGPDLGDILRILGKDTCVARLHDLATKL, encoded by the coding sequence ATGGACGTCCGCACACGCTTCGCCCCCTCACCCACCGGCTACCTCCATGTCGGCGGCGCCCGGACCGCGCTCTTCAACTACCTGTTCGCCCGGCAGCACGGCGGGGCGTTCGTACTGCGTGTCGAGGATACCGACCAGGCTCGCAACACCGAGGAAGCCCGCGCCGCGATCTTCGACGGCATGGGCTGGCTCGGACTGGACTGGGACGAGGGCGAAGGCAAAGGCGGTGATTTCGGACCCTACAACCAGTCCGAACGGACCGCGCTTTATGACAAGTGGTTCGAGGTCCTGCGCGCCGCCGGACGCGTCTATGAAGACGACGGCGCGTGGCGGTTCCGCTTCGAGCGGAAACCGGTGACGATGAATGATCTCGTCTGCGGTGAGGTGACGATCGACTACCGGGACGAATCCAACACGCCCGACATGGTCGTCCGCCGGTCGGACGGGTCCTATGTCTTCCACTTCGTCAACGTCGTCGACGACCTCGAAATGCAGATCACCCACGTGATCCGCGGAGAGGACCACCTGATGAACACCCCGAAGCACCTGCAGCTTTTCGAAGCCTTCGGGGTCGCTCCTCCCCAGTACGCGCACATCCCGCTGATCCTCAATGCCGATGGTTCCAAGATGTCCAAACGGGACGAGGGCGCTGCCGTCGGAGACTATCCGAAGAACGGATTCATCGCCCCGGCGGTCGTGAACTTTCTCGCGCTTCTCGGTTGGAATCCGAAAACCGACGAGGAAGTCTTCACCATGGATGAGTTGGTTGCGCGTTTCTCATTGGAGAACGTGAACCGCTCGCCCGCTCGCTTCGACGCGGAAAAGTGCGCGTGGCTGAACCAGCAGCACCTCCTCAAACTTTCGTCCGAACAGTTCGCGGAACTCGCGAAGCCATTCGTCGAGAAGGCCGACCTGCCCCTCGGAGAACGGTACCCCGCGGCGGCGGAGGCCGTCCGGGAGAAAGTCCGATTGCTTTCCGAAGTCCCCGGTGCGCTCGATTTCCTGCTGGTCGATGAGATTTCCATCGACACCGAACCGCTCGAAAAGGTCCGCAAGAACGACCAGGCGTCGACCCTGCTCGCCGCCCTTGCCGATCGTCTGTCGGGCATCGGCGAGTGGTCCGCTGAGGCGGCCAAGGAGGCGATCGGCGAGACGGCGAAGGAAAACGGCGCGAAGCCGGGCCAACTCATGTTTCCCACCCGAGTCGCTCTCAGTGGCAAGGGCGGTGGCCCGGACCTCGGGGACATTCTCCGAATCCTCGGTAAGGATACATGCGTCGCCCGCCTCCACGATCTGGCCACGAAACTCTGA